One window from the genome of Thermococcus siculi encodes:
- the rqcH gene encoding ribosome rescue protein RqcH, whose amino-acid sequence MKGEMSSVDIRYIVRELQWLVGSRVDKVYHDGDEIRIKLRTKEGRADLILQAGKRFHITSYVKEAPKQPSSFTMLLRKHLSGGFIDAIEQHGFDRIVKIRVGDYTLIGELFRKGNIILVDSENKIVAALRYEEYKDRRIMPKADYRYPPARENPLEVTPERFLELMREEEGLELVRALARKLNMGGMYAEEISRRAGFEKTTPVKELSDEDLLKVYDAMMKTFNDEPRPNIVFKDGSMHDVVPIELKIYEGLEKRYFNTFSEALDEYFGRITIEKAKIEQTRRLESKKRQLLMTLKKQEEMLKGFEEGAKANQEIGDLIYANFSLVERLLEEFRKATETLGWEEFKRRIEAGRKAGNKVALMVKGIDPKEKAVTIELEGKKVRLYLNRSIGENAELYYEKAKKFRHKYEGALKAYEDTRRKLDEVEKLIEEEMKKELNVRKIERRKKKWFEKFRWFVSSEGFLVLGGKDASTNEILIKKHMAENDLYCHADVYGAPHVVIKEGQKAGEKTIFEACQFAVSMSKAWSRGVYSEDAYWAYPNQVTKQTPSGEYLGKGAFMVYGKRNWLHGLPLKLAVGVINYEGEDFVVCAPVDAIKAHTNRYIVIRPGGLKKSELVKKIKRILEKWGYKVREEDIMAVLPPGNGEIAEVVG is encoded by the coding sequence ATGAAGGGGGAGATGAGCAGCGTTGACATACGCTACATCGTTAGGGAACTCCAGTGGCTCGTCGGTTCCCGCGTTGACAAGGTCTACCACGACGGCGATGAGATAAGGATAAAACTCCGAACGAAGGAAGGAAGGGCAGATCTAATTCTCCAGGCCGGAAAGCGCTTCCACATCACGAGCTACGTCAAAGAGGCACCGAAGCAGCCCTCGAGCTTCACTATGCTCCTTAGAAAACACCTGAGCGGCGGCTTCATCGATGCCATCGAGCAGCACGGCTTCGACAGGATAGTGAAGATAAGGGTCGGCGACTACACCCTCATCGGCGAGCTTTTTAGAAAGGGGAACATCATCCTCGTCGATTCGGAGAACAAAATCGTTGCAGCCCTCCGCTACGAGGAGTACAAGGACAGGAGGATAATGCCGAAGGCCGACTACCGGTATCCCCCCGCGAGGGAGAACCCTCTGGAAGTGACGCCAGAGCGCTTTCTGGAGCTGATGCGCGAGGAAGAGGGGCTTGAACTCGTCCGCGCTCTGGCCAGAAAGCTCAACATGGGCGGCATGTACGCAGAGGAGATATCGCGGAGGGCCGGCTTTGAGAAGACAACTCCAGTGAAGGAGCTGAGCGACGAGGACCTCCTGAAAGTCTACGATGCCATGATGAAGACGTTCAACGACGAGCCGAGGCCCAACATAGTCTTCAAGGACGGCAGCATGCACGACGTCGTCCCGATAGAGCTGAAGATATACGAGGGGCTTGAGAAGCGCTACTTCAACACCTTCAGCGAGGCCCTCGACGAGTACTTCGGGAGGATAACCATAGAGAAGGCCAAAATAGAGCAGACCAGGAGGCTCGAATCAAAGAAGAGACAGCTCCTCATGACCCTCAAAAAGCAGGAGGAGATGCTCAAGGGCTTCGAGGAGGGGGCAAAGGCCAACCAGGAGATAGGCGACCTCATCTACGCCAACTTCTCCCTTGTGGAGCGCCTTCTGGAGGAGTTCAGGAAGGCCACCGAAACGCTCGGCTGGGAGGAGTTCAAAAGGAGGATAGAGGCCGGCAGGAAGGCGGGCAACAAAGTGGCGCTTATGGTCAAGGGGATCGATCCAAAGGAGAAGGCCGTAACGATAGAGCTGGAAGGAAAAAAGGTCAGGCTCTACCTCAACAGGAGCATAGGCGAGAACGCCGAACTCTACTACGAGAAGGCCAAGAAATTCCGCCACAAGTACGAAGGGGCACTCAAAGCCTACGAAGATACTAGGAGGAAGCTCGACGAGGTTGAGAAGCTCATCGAGGAGGAGATGAAGAAGGAGCTGAACGTCAGGAAGATAGAGAGGCGGAAGAAGAAGTGGTTCGAGAAGTTCCGGTGGTTCGTTTCGAGCGAGGGGTTCCTCGTTCTGGGGGGTAAAGACGCGAGCACCAACGAGATTCTCATTAAAAAGCACATGGCCGAGAACGACCTCTACTGCCACGCTGACGTTTACGGTGCCCCCCACGTCGTAATCAAGGAGGGCCAAAAGGCTGGAGAGAAGACAATCTTCGAGGCCTGCCAGTTTGCAGTTTCGATGAGCAAGGCATGGAGCAGGGGCGTTTACAGCGAGGATGCCTACTGGGCCTACCCCAACCAGGTCACCAAGCAGACTCCCAGTGGCGAGTACCTCGGAAAGGGCGCCTTCATGGTCTACGGAAAGAGGAACTGGCTCCACGGGCTTCCACTCAAGCTGGCGGTTGGCGTGATAAACTACGAGGGGGAGGATTTCGTCGTCTGCGCGCCGGTCGATGCAATAAAGGCCCACACGAACAGATACATCGTTATAAGGCCCGGGGGACTCAAGAAGAGCGAGCTGGTCAAGAAGATCAAGCGCATCCTGGAGAAGTGGGGCTACAAGGTGAGGGAAGAGGACATAATGGCCGTTCTCCCGCCGGGGAACGGGGAGATAGCGGAGGTCGTTGGCTAG
- the nikR gene encoding nickel-responsive transcriptional regulator NikR, which yields MKITRFGVSVPDELLAKFDRIIEEKGYVNRSEAIRDLMRDFIVRHEWEEGEGEVAGTITMLYNHDEAEVVKELLDLQHDYLNEIVSSIHVHMDEHNCLEVVIVKGNARRIKEIADRLLSLKGVKHGKLVMTGTGKELV from the coding sequence ATGAAGATCACGCGCTTCGGCGTCTCAGTACCGGATGAACTCCTCGCGAAGTTCGACCGTATAATCGAGGAGAAGGGCTACGTGAACAGGAGTGAGGCGATCAGGGATTTAATGAGGGACTTCATAGTGAGGCACGAGTGGGAAGAGGGTGAAGGGGAGGTCGCCGGGACGATAACGATGCTCTACAACCACGACGAGGCTGAAGTGGTTAAGGAACTCTTGGATTTGCAGCACGATTACCTGAACGAGATCGTCTCCAGCATCCACGTTCACATGGACGAGCACAACTGCCTTGAGGTCGTGATCGTTAAGGGAAATGCGAGGAGAATAAAGGAGATAGCCGACAGGCTTCTGAGCCTGAAGGGCGTCAAGCATGGGAAGCTCGTCATGACCGGAACCGGGAAGGAACTCGTCTGA
- the dmpI gene encoding 4-oxalocrotonate tautomerase DmpI produces MPTVIVEGPKIGVEEKRELVRRITAVITEVYGVPHVTVLIKENPPENVGIDGELLSDRRKG; encoded by the coding sequence ATGCCCACCGTTATCGTTGAGGGTCCGAAGATAGGTGTCGAGGAGAAGAGGGAGCTGGTTAGACGAATAACGGCAGTTATTACCGAGGTGTATGGAGTGCCTCATGTCACGGTTCTGATAAAAGAGAACCCTCCCGAAAACGTCGGCATTGACGGTGAGCTTCTCTCTGACAGGAGAAAGGGGTGA
- a CDS encoding RNA-binding protein, which yields MAQLKAHHVRLTTFIQATEDEDKVLEAIATFIPEEIDEDDVLFDIDETTGFFGNPIKVVNAEIKRSKAVRAFLKYFKELLSEEDRRYLLEHLNEKVDEEGTLYVRFNKQKAYLGEVEIDEGADVIQIRIKVKAFPMRKEAVVKAVREWLEE from the coding sequence ATGGCCCAGCTTAAAGCCCATCACGTCAGGCTCACAACCTTCATCCAGGCAACCGAGGACGAGGATAAGGTTCTCGAGGCGATAGCAACCTTTATCCCCGAGGAGATTGACGAGGACGACGTCCTCTTCGATATAGACGAGACCACCGGCTTCTTCGGGAACCCGATTAAGGTAGTGAACGCCGAGATAAAGAGGAGCAAGGCTGTTAGGGCGTTCCTTAAGTACTTTAAAGAGCTGCTGAGCGAGGAGGACAGGCGGTACCTCCTGGAGCACCTCAATGAGAAGGTAGACGAGGAGGGAACCCTCTACGTCCGCTTCAACAAGCAGAAGGCTTACCTCGGCGAGGTCGAGATCGACGAGGGCGCCGACGTGATCCAGATCAGGATAAAGGTCAAGGCCTTCCCGATGAGGAAGGAGGCAGTCGTTAAAGCCGTGAGGGAGTGGCTGGAGGAATGA
- a CDS encoding AbrB/MazE/SpoVT family DNA-binding domain-containing protein yields MVGILARVDSKGRLYIPKEMREGLSREVYLVRLDHEILIVPKPDDPLRELEELGKALPDKPLSEIKREILKEAMKEALGGL; encoded by the coding sequence GTGGTAGGAATCCTGGCCAGGGTCGATTCAAAGGGGAGGCTGTACATCCCGAAGGAGATGAGGGAGGGCCTCTCCAGGGAGGTCTATCTGGTGAGGCTCGATCATGAGATACTCATAGTTCCCAAACCTGATGACCCACTGAGGGAACTGGAGGAGCTTGGAAAGGCTCTTCCCGATAAGCCACTGTCAGAGATCAAGAGGGAAATCCTCAAAGAGGCCATGAAGGAGGCCCTGGGGGGCCTTTAA
- a CDS encoding type II toxin-antitoxin system VapC family toxin, with protein MVYADTDFFLALMKPSDWLKGNAEKILGRYKGNITTSETTFLELLIVAKKYGLDPIRVTAAVMAITGIEDEVPLRAAYYMKEHGLNAFDAFHAAKCGGVIISSDRVYEKVGIKRIKLEDPEEE; from the coding sequence ATGGTATACGCGGACACGGATTTCTTTCTCGCCCTAATGAAGCCCAGCGACTGGCTCAAGGGCAACGCCGAGAAAATTCTGGGGAGATACAAGGGCAACATAACCACTTCGGAGACGACCTTTCTGGAGCTTCTGATAGTCGCCAAGAAGTACGGCCTTGATCCGATAAGGGTGACCGCAGCGGTCATGGCCATCACGGGGATCGAGGATGAGGTACCGCTGAGGGCCGCGTACTACATGAAGGAGCATGGGCTAAACGCCTTCGACGCGTTCCACGCGGCAAAATGCGGAGGGGTGATAATAAGCTCCGACAGGGTTTACGAGAAGGTCGGGATCAAAAGGATAAAGCTTGAGGATCCAGAAGAAGAATGA
- a CDS encoding amidohydrolase, with protein MKALIAAFVNGRIYVSFRPLKVVEAILVASGRIIHAGSGEEVRKIAEELGGEVIDLNGKTVLPGFIDSHLHLEELGMALETLDLRGVGSIVELKERVREYSERVRTTWILGHGWDQELFEEKRWPTRWDLDEAVDDRPVMLSRVCLHAAVLNTRAMEMARLLDADLQGVVRDDNGEAIGVVKEEAFELAREKFKETLSLEDYEHFVRRATDYVASLGITAVGTVSVEEKTLHALSNLEERGELKVRVFAYLDPGKREVKDGSMFGNLDVLGALGKLGIKRGFGRGKLRIAGIKILADGSLGARTAWLSEPYADANTKGYPNVSRDFLERVVREAHGAGLQMAVHGIGDATIDMILDVYSSLDGPGGMRHRIEHASILRPDQIERMAKLGVVASVQPHFVITDWWAVRRVGEERARWVYPFGSMIRAGIVLGFGTDSPIEPTNPWETVYAAVTRGKHEGVEVYRYTEYERVTLEEALWAYTHGSAYVLHSENDLGTLEEGKLADFIVVDRDPFEAGEKELKEIRVLGTYVGGERVWGS; from the coding sequence GTGAAGGCGTTGATCGCGGCGTTCGTCAATGGAAGGATATACGTCTCTTTTAGGCCCCTTAAAGTCGTCGAGGCCATTCTAGTGGCGTCCGGTAGGATTATCCACGCTGGCTCGGGTGAGGAGGTCCGAAAAATCGCGGAAGAACTCGGTGGCGAGGTCATCGATCTCAACGGAAAGACGGTTCTTCCCGGCTTCATAGACTCCCACCTCCACCTTGAGGAGCTTGGCATGGCCCTTGAGACCCTTGACCTGAGGGGAGTGGGGAGCATAGTGGAGCTTAAGGAAAGGGTTAGGGAATACTCGGAGAGGGTTAGAACAACGTGGATACTCGGCCACGGCTGGGATCAGGAACTCTTCGAAGAAAAGCGCTGGCCGACGCGCTGGGACTTGGACGAGGCCGTTGACGACAGGCCGGTCATGCTCTCCCGTGTCTGCCTGCACGCGGCGGTTCTGAACACGAGGGCGATGGAGATGGCGCGGCTCCTCGATGCCGACCTCCAGGGTGTCGTCAGGGACGACAACGGAGAGGCAATAGGTGTCGTTAAGGAGGAGGCCTTTGAGCTTGCGCGCGAGAAGTTCAAAGAGACGCTGAGCCTTGAAGACTACGAGCACTTCGTGAGGAGGGCCACCGATTACGTCGCTTCCCTGGGCATCACCGCGGTTGGAACCGTGAGCGTTGAGGAGAAAACACTCCACGCGCTTTCGAATCTCGAGGAGCGCGGGGAGCTTAAGGTGAGGGTCTTCGCCTACCTCGACCCGGGAAAGAGGGAGGTGAAAGATGGGAGCATGTTCGGAAACCTCGACGTCCTCGGTGCCCTCGGGAAGCTCGGGATAAAGCGGGGCTTCGGGAGGGGAAAGCTCAGGATAGCGGGGATAAAGATACTTGCCGACGGTTCCCTTGGGGCGAGAACCGCGTGGCTGAGCGAGCCGTACGCCGACGCGAATACGAAAGGCTACCCGAACGTCTCAAGGGATTTCCTGGAGAGGGTCGTGAGGGAGGCCCATGGGGCGGGCCTTCAGATGGCGGTTCACGGCATAGGCGATGCCACCATAGACATGATCCTCGATGTTTACTCCTCGCTCGACGGGCCTGGGGGGATGAGGCACCGGATAGAGCACGCTTCGATCCTCAGGCCGGATCAGATTGAGAGGATGGCGAAGCTCGGAGTTGTTGCGAGCGTCCAGCCCCACTTTGTGATAACGGACTGGTGGGCGGTTCGCCGGGTTGGTGAAGAAAGGGCGCGCTGGGTCTACCCATTCGGGAGCATGATCAGGGCCGGAATAGTCCTCGGCTTTGGGACCGATTCGCCGATAGAGCCTACAAACCCCTGGGAGACCGTTTACGCCGCAGTTACCCGCGGAAAGCACGAGGGCGTTGAGGTCTACCGCTACACAGAGTACGAACGAGTAACACTGGAGGAGGCGCTCTGGGCATACACCCACGGCTCGGCGTACGTGCTCCACTCCGAGAACGACCTGGGAACGCTCGAGGAGGGGAAGCTGGCCGACTTCATCGTGGTTGACAGGGATCCCTTCGAGGCTGGAGAGAAGGAACTGAAGGAGATAAGGGTTCTGGGGACGTACGTTGGTGGGGAGAGGGTTTGGGGGAGCTGA
- a CDS encoding amino acid permease: MRLVSLITSLLVALSFPLPWLRLSSGDVTFLYILDKTITASNGFEGAFWWLNPNSTGSIFTYVVFFAGLFMILLGVFFGLLGGRLGPGVGLAGMLLFTTVAWYIYGGGFLETLSVGYLLALGSFVAGFLLAGGKYL; encoded by the coding sequence GTGAGGTTGGTGAGCCTGATAACCTCCCTGCTCGTTGCCCTCTCGTTTCCCCTTCCCTGGCTCAGGCTCTCCTCGGGAGATGTGACATTCCTGTACATCCTGGACAAAACAATTACCGCTTCAAACGGCTTCGAGGGTGCCTTCTGGTGGCTCAACCCGAACAGCACAGGCTCGATATTCACCTACGTTGTCTTCTTCGCCGGCCTCTTCATGATACTCCTGGGCGTCTTCTTCGGCCTCCTCGGGGGAAGGCTCGGCCCCGGCGTTGGCCTCGCCGGGATGCTCCTCTTCACAACTGTGGCCTGGTACATCTACGGGGGCGGCTTTCTGGAGACCCTCAGCGTGGGCTACCTCCTGGCTCTTGGGTCCTTCGTGGCGGGCTTCCTCCTGGCGGGCGGGAAGTACCTCTAG
- a CDS encoding TIGR00341 family protein, whose protein sequence is MLRLEVYCDKGEAENVSGVLGKWGLQFYSEGVRGSERDVVKFTVLVPDFVINDVVEELMKSIDLRRGYSSITWSPVSGKSVKYANSVKSLKKFKRRWTLAAIEQLIENANSQAQVDPIQLTLGVVASIIALFGLINDSIVMIISAMLLSPILGPLYGFSLNIIMGKGRDALDAVYSILKLLGVIFVSALAVSAALKLVGAMPPHPTHEILLRGDSGIVYILLAIILGYAGIVAIVSRIPEILAGVSIAAALVPPTTVVGISLAMGWWDTFAGSLVLTVENVLGLLSGSLLGLYILNVSPRSYYEKRAAKIYAKRTMGVLALLMAILVLLELFA, encoded by the coding sequence ATGCTCCGGCTGGAGGTTTACTGCGATAAAGGCGAAGCGGAAAACGTGTCCGGGGTTCTGGGGAAGTGGGGCCTTCAGTTCTACAGCGAGGGGGTCAGAGGCAGCGAGCGGGATGTGGTGAAGTTCACGGTTCTCGTCCCGGACTTCGTGATAAACGATGTCGTCGAAGAACTCATGAAGTCGATTGACCTGAGGAGGGGATATTCGTCGATAACCTGGTCCCCCGTGAGCGGGAAGTCCGTCAAATACGCGAACTCCGTTAAGTCCCTCAAGAAGTTCAAGCGCCGCTGGACACTCGCCGCGATAGAGCAGCTCATCGAAAACGCCAACAGCCAGGCACAGGTTGACCCGATCCAGCTCACCCTCGGTGTGGTTGCCTCGATAATAGCGCTCTTCGGCCTGATAAACGACAGCATCGTCATGATAATCTCCGCCATGCTGCTCTCCCCAATCCTCGGCCCGCTCTACGGCTTCTCGCTTAACATCATCATGGGTAAGGGAAGGGACGCCCTCGATGCGGTCTACTCAATCCTCAAGCTCCTTGGGGTGATATTCGTATCGGCCCTTGCGGTTTCGGCGGCTCTGAAACTTGTCGGGGCCATGCCGCCCCATCCGACGCACGAGATACTGCTCCGCGGCGATTCCGGAATCGTCTACATCCTCCTGGCCATTATCCTGGGCTACGCCGGGATAGTGGCGATAGTCAGCAGGATCCCGGAGATACTGGCGGGGGTTTCAATAGCCGCGGCCCTCGTTCCGCCGACGACGGTCGTGGGGATATCCCTGGCGATGGGCTGGTGGGACACGTTTGCCGGCTCCCTGGTGCTGACCGTTGAGAACGTCCTCGGCCTCCTGAGCGGTTCCCTTCTTGGCCTCTACATCCTCAACGTCTCTCCGAGGAGCTACTACGAGAAGAGGGCCGCGAAAATATATGCGAAAAGGACGATGGGGGTTCTCGCGCTGTTGATGGCCATTCTGGTCCTTTTGGAGCTGTTTGCCTAG
- a CDS encoding 50S ribosomal protein L15e encodes MSMYKYIREAWKSPKKSYVGDLLKVRMIKWRREPVVVRAERPTRLDRARSLGYQAKQGYVIVRVRVRKGGRKRPRWKGARKPSKMGMVKYSPKKSLQWIAEEKAARKYPNLEVLNSYWVGEDGMYKWFEVIMVDPHHPVIKADPKINWITGKAHKGRVFRGLTSAGRKSRGLRNKGKGAEKVRPSIRANKGKGK; translated from the coding sequence ATGAGCATGTACAAGTACATTAGAGAAGCCTGGAAGAGCCCGAAGAAGAGCTACGTTGGGGACCTTCTCAAGGTCAGGATGATAAAGTGGCGCCGTGAGCCGGTCGTCGTTCGCGCCGAGAGGCCGACCAGGCTCGACAGGGCCAGGAGCCTCGGCTACCAGGCCAAGCAGGGCTACGTCATCGTCCGCGTCAGGGTTAGAAAGGGCGGCAGGAAGAGGCCCAGGTGGAAGGGCGCGAGGAAGCCGAGCAAGATGGGTATGGTCAAGTACAGCCCGAAGAAGAGCCTCCAGTGGATAGCCGAGGAGAAGGCCGCTAGAAAGTACCCGAACCTCGAGGTTCTCAACAGCTACTGGGTCGGCGAGGACGGCATGTACAAGTGGTTCGAGGTTATCATGGTCGACCCGCACCACCCGGTCATCAAGGCCGACCCGAAGATCAACTGGATAACCGGCAAGGCCCACAAGGGACGCGTCTTCCGCGGCCTCACCAGCGCCGGCAGGAAGAGCAGGGGACTTAGGAACAAGGGCAAAGGAGCCGAGAAGGTCAGGCCCAGCATAAGGGCCAACAAGGGCAAGGGCAAGTGA
- a CDS encoding M24 family metallopeptidase, which translates to MRLDKFISLMKGKGFDGALISPGTNLYYLTGLHIHEAGERLTLLVISSDGNYRLLAPSLYENVVRNFPVTFWRDGENPYEKLAWILAEFELSSGKLLVEDTMRADWLINIFRVGNRGFEFYSLSSVIRELRMRKDHREIDYMKHAAKVVDRVFEELLGWDLLGMRESELALKIELEIRELSDGISFEPIVASGENAANPHHAPGNRRLRKGDMVILDYGAKWRGYCSDITRTIALGKPNEKLLEIYEVVKDAQERAYKSVRAGRKAREIDAAARETIAGAGYGDYFTHRTGHGLGLDVHEEPFIGPDGEVVLENGMTFTIEPGIYVPGLGGVRIEDDVAVIDGRGKRLTRAERELVIL; encoded by the coding sequence ATGCGCCTCGATAAATTCATCTCCCTAATGAAAGGGAAAGGCTTCGACGGTGCTCTAATAAGCCCCGGAACGAACCTCTACTACCTGACGGGCCTCCACATCCACGAGGCGGGGGAAAGGCTCACCCTGCTGGTTATTAGCTCGGACGGAAACTACCGTCTTCTTGCGCCGAGCCTCTACGAGAACGTCGTCAGGAACTTTCCGGTTACCTTCTGGCGCGACGGCGAGAACCCCTACGAGAAGCTCGCGTGGATTCTGGCGGAGTTTGAACTCTCGTCTGGAAAGCTCCTCGTCGAGGACACCATGCGCGCCGACTGGCTCATAAACATCTTTCGCGTCGGAAACAGGGGGTTCGAGTTCTATTCCCTCAGTTCGGTCATCAGGGAGCTTCGCATGAGGAAAGACCACAGGGAAATCGACTACATGAAGCACGCGGCGAAGGTCGTTGACAGGGTTTTTGAAGAGCTTTTGGGCTGGGACCTCCTGGGAATGCGCGAGAGCGAACTGGCGCTGAAGATAGAGCTTGAAATAAGGGAGCTTAGCGATGGAATATCCTTCGAGCCGATAGTCGCGAGCGGGGAGAACGCGGCCAATCCGCACCACGCCCCCGGAAACAGGCGTCTGAGGAAGGGGGACATGGTGATACTCGACTACGGTGCGAAGTGGAGGGGCTACTGCTCGGACATAACGCGGACGATAGCCCTCGGGAAGCCGAACGAAAAGCTCCTGGAGATCTACGAAGTCGTTAAAGACGCCCAGGAGAGGGCGTACAAATCCGTTAGGGCCGGAAGGAAGGCGAGGGAGATAGATGCCGCCGCCAGGGAAACAATCGCGGGAGCAGGTTACGGTGATTACTTCACCCACAGGACAGGACACGGCCTCGGCCTTGATGTCCACGAGGAGCCGTTCATAGGGCCTGACGGTGAAGTGGTCCTTGAGAACGGTATGACCTTCACGATAGAGCCGGGGATCTACGTCCCGGGCCTCGGAGGGGTAAGAATAGAGGACGACGTTGCAGTGATAGACGGAAGGGGGAAGAGGCTGACGAGGGCGGAGAGGGAGCTGGTGATACTCTGA
- a CDS encoding Ribonuclease P protein component 3: MSEGQHSPEPEVEEVSFSRDYFIEMDVRSEEAYELASEWFDEVVFTRKLVLETSPDWGVLKEEVKVLRETYGRVALLLVTRKPSLIREVKNRNLRTLLYVQGGDMRVNRFALEAGVDALISPWLGRKDPGFDHILAGIAARRGVAIGFSLSPLLRVNPYERVQILRFMTKTWQLVEKYGVPRFITSSAESRWDVRGPRDLMSLGINIGMEVPQARASVNFYPRKILGRLTAPTATSRTS; the protein is encoded by the coding sequence ATGAGCGAGGGCCAACACTCTCCCGAACCCGAAGTCGAGGAGGTTTCCTTCTCCCGCGATTATTTCATCGAGATGGACGTGAGGAGCGAAGAGGCGTACGAGCTGGCCAGCGAGTGGTTCGACGAGGTCGTCTTCACGAGGAAGCTCGTTCTGGAAACTTCCCCCGACTGGGGAGTGCTGAAGGAGGAGGTAAAGGTCCTTCGCGAGACCTATGGGAGGGTTGCCCTCCTGCTCGTGACCAGGAAGCCGAGCTTGATCCGAGAGGTCAAGAACCGTAACCTTCGGACGCTCCTCTACGTGCAGGGCGGGGACATGAGGGTCAACCGCTTTGCTCTGGAAGCTGGCGTTGACGCCCTAATAAGCCCCTGGCTGGGGAGAAAGGACCCGGGCTTCGACCACATTCTGGCTGGAATAGCTGCAAGGCGGGGGGTTGCCATAGGCTTTTCCCTGTCTCCACTCCTGAGGGTCAACCCCTACGAGAGGGTTCAAATCCTGCGCTTCATGACTAAGACCTGGCAGCTCGTTGAGAAGTATGGTGTTCCGCGCTTCATAACGAGTTCTGCCGAGAGCAGGTGGGACGTCCGCGGGCCGAGGGACCTTATGAGCCTCGGAATAAACATTGGAATGGAGGTTCCACAGGCTAGGGCCAGCGTGAACTTCTATCCGAGGAAGATTTTGGGCAGGCTCACGGCCCCCACTGCCACCAGCCGTACTTCATGA